The segment tacagaaaacacacaagtatgcaaatatatacacacacatacatatatatatataagtatgcgtatatatatatatacatacctaaaaatatgtatgtatgtgtgtgtgtgtttcatataTATGTCTTTACATATTTCATTCTCATGAAGTCACACGATGGTTTACATTTGTTATCCATGAAGTTGCTGTTTGGAAATAATTGAACTCCCCAAGCATGAATTTCATACCTTCATTTCAGGAACAATATAATAGTCCTAAATTTCATTGACCCATCCAGGCTCATCACCCACTAGATTTACTTGTCTGTCTGAGTTTGCCTGCATTCGCTCTGTGACACTTCTTCAGAAAGCAGAGTCCTTCAGATTCCATTTTTCAACACGAGACACTCAGTGTCCCCAAAATACCACTGACTGTGCTGAGATAGCCCGCTAGTCTCTGACAGGTATTCTCAACCTCACTGAAGTAAAAGTCTTTCacgttttattcttttcattcagtTCTGCATGAAATTTTTCCTTCagaatatttttgtttgcttattttttgtttcGTTCTTCTGTTTCGGTTACACactattgcttttctctttatgtCTGTAACTCCACACACAATAGCTGTTGGTGGTTTTTTCTCTAAGACTCTATACCTGATCCTCATTGCTTGCATATGACCTCATAccttctcattctattattcaaTATGTATGCACAGTGGAAATATTGATGCTAGGTTGTGGAGTTAAAGATTATGTCATTGTTTTGTACAATACAAGATTGACTAGAAAATAATAGACAATTTGTGAAAGAAATATGATATCTGTTAAGTTTGGGCAACTATCTCTTCAGGTTTTCTTTATTACAGTGTGTTCGCATTCTAGTCCtcaaaacatttttctatttattcaatGATGGGCCATGACACTTCACTCAGGGAAGGTTACTAGATAagaacatttatgtatttttcaattttcattgGACTATCCTTGATTTTCAAGGTTATGTTAGTTCCTCTTGTACAGTCTGGTGAATCAAttctatacatacatgtatccactcttttttgtaaaagattttttcccatacaggtcattacagagtatagAAGAGAATTTCCCGTGCtacacagtagatccttatttCTGACAGTTTCATGCATAggaatgggtgtatgatcatccagatCTCCACTTTATCCCTCCCATCCTCCACCCTGTTTCTTAGCGCCTggaaccttaagtttgttttctacatctgtgtctttcttttgtaaataacCTCATGGGTAccattattttagattccacatatggtcAATATCACAAGAtctttacctttctttttctgactcagtCGCTTCTCTCCTGAGTTCACCCTGGACAGAGAACCACCCTTGGGGCTTCGCACAGAAAGAGGCGGCAGGTGGGCAGGTGCAATGCCGGGGAAACTGCAGGGTTCAGGAGCCAGTGAAGTTCCTGAGAGCCTCGATGAGGCCGCAGCCCCGGAATCCACATGAACACCCTCAGGCTCAGGGGTCCAGCACCCCTGTTTCCAACACTGACTCTTGCCAAGACCCGCACATGGTGCCTGCGGATCAGAGTTCTTTTCTGACACTCGGGCCACGTCCATCGGGAGACAGTATCCTCAGGACGGCCGGAGTCTGGGGCCCTGTCAGGCACTTGCAGACAAAAAGATACTGGGGTTCCCTGGAGCAGCCCATTTAAGATCCAGGAATAGGGCCATTCTCCCATTGCCATGCACGTCCTCCTGACTCCCTACTGGGCCTTTGGGTTCCTGGGCAGACAGAAACCAAAATCCTTCCCAGAAACGCGGAGTCTGAGCCCTGTGGCTGTGCAGACTTGGTGTACCTCCCAGAGCCCCTGGAACAGGTGTCTGAGCGCCTCCAGCCCCATGTGCCCACCTCGGGTGGGTCCCTCAGTGGCGGGGCCAGAGCCCACTGACCACCAGGATGGCTCGGGCTCAGACCCTGGCAGACCAGGCTCTCCTGAAAGACACGCTGCTCTCAGGGAAGGCACATCTCTATAGAAGGAGGTGGCTCCATCAGTGATGATGCCAGAAAAAGGACTCCAAACGCCCATCTCCAGGGGGAAACCTTGACCCTGAGGTTGGGGCTGCTTGTCTCCAGCCCTGCAGGTCAGAGGGGCCTGAGGACCGCTTTCTGCTCTCCCTCCCACTGCAGTGGCCTTGGAATTCTGGGCTGTAGGAGTTCAAACTATGTAGCTGAAGCCTTTATATACTGTTtttgattcaatatttttctgtAGCAACACTTACATTTTttgttatatgtttatttttcaaaataaaaatcagtaatgGTGCTTTCAAAACATCACACTTGTATCGTCCTCTGAAAGGCTCACATTGTGAATGGTAATTTTCTGACTGAGAATGTTAtccaagggagaaagagaaaaaccaggtCAGTTAATGGCATGTCCATATCCTCAGAGAGAAAGTCTCTCTATTCAGTGAGTTAGTTcagtttcccttctccaaggaaagacAGAGCACAAAACCCAGAGAGTTCAGACTGACTTTTCTAGGAAGAACAAAAGTTATTAGTATCACTACTGCATATAGAAACACCTCCAATCACATAGAGAGAGtaaaacaaaagcaagagaggtATATTATAAACTGTGAAGTCTGATTTAATGTCAGCCTCTTgatactttggggcttcccaggaggctcagtggcaaaagaaatctccctgccaatgcaggtgacacaggagatagggtttgatctctgggtcaggaagatcccctggaaaaggaaatggcaacctcctccagtattcttcctgggaaatcccatggacagaggagcctggcaggctatatagtccatggagtcacagagtcacacacaactgagcacgcacaagcTCTGTTATCTTGATACTTTATTTCAGGACTCacccaaaacattatttttatcttttagtagAAAGTTTTTCTTGTGTCCCTTTTGTTAAAGGCATGGAGCACGTAGATGGCACTTTGCTATCATGTGGATATTTATTGGGGAGTTTTCTCTAtctattacattttcttttcttttctttttttttttttacctattacATTTTCAAGGGTCCAAAAATTTGATCGCACTTCATCAATGAATACAGAAAACTTCAAAAAGGATGTTCCAGATAACCATGTTCACATATCTCTTGCCTTTCAGTTACTTGATATGGATCTAATATTTAGATTCCGTATATGATCCTTACAATTATTTGACCTAAGacaattttaatcttttttgtcAATTCTTCCcgattttacaaataataaatattctttgtgCAATGAATAGTATATTCAGTTATaatacagagaaaattaaaaaccagCAATGGTGCCTTTGGGAATATAAAATCTTACCatattatgttttcaaaatataaattatattcaatttaacctttcctctttttttcagacattatttcaattttcaacTCATTGAACTTCATTCCCTTCCCCTATTCCATGTCAGGTAAGGCAAAGTTTGCTGCATTTTAGAGAACAAGCGGGCTTGCTGTGATGGAACAAGCTGAGTCACCGTGACTCCTAGAAGGAAACTCATGTCCCTCTTCTcacttgtgggcttcccaggtggcgctaatggtaaaaaacctgccgaTGCAGGACGCATAGagctgagggttcgatcccttggttgggaagatcccctggatgagggcatggcaatccactccaggattcttgcctagattatcccacagacagaggagtctggtgggctacggtccctgggtttcgcaaagagtctgactcaactgaagaaacttagcactcacacactcTCACTTGTTACTGGTGAGATTACTGGTTGCTGCAATTAGACTATCATATAGTTTGTGAAATGAAGATATGAAATTCAGTCCTGGAGAGTTCAGTTACTTCCAAACAACAACTTCTGGCTATCCTGGCCAGAGCAGTATGTGTATTTAGGGGGAGCTTGAGTACCCGGCTTGAAAAATAGAATGTGAGGGATTCCTCATTCTGAAGAAATATCTCCAAATGAATGCAGGCAAATTCAGAAAGGCAAGTAAATCTAGTGGGTGATAGGTCTAGATGGGTAGGTGCTATTAAAACTATAATTAGTTCATTAAATGGAGGTGTGAAATTTATACTTGGATAGTTTATTCCAAAACAAAACTCCGTAAGTTACAAAGGTGAATTCATGCTGAGACTTTTATCAGAGGTTGGATTGTGGCAATTGGATCAAGTAGGTTTCAAACATTTGAATTCAATCATTGGCATCCTGATGTGTTTCCAACTCTGCAAAATCTAATCATGTGCACCTATACCTTTTCATGGAGTTGGTAACCCTATCACTTGGAAGAAATGGGCGTGGTCATTGGAGAATATAAAACATTCAGCAAGAACCAAGTTCAGTCTTCTCTGGAGCCCAGAGCTGTGGTGTGTGGAGTTGGCTGAGCTGTGAAGACTTTTCAAAGTTTCTGCCACCAGCAGTGGAGCATCTAAATCCTGAACTGAATTTGAGACTTACCCACTGAAAAGGAGTGGAAACTTCATTAACTACAACCAAAGTGAGTTCTGATCAAGGTACAATGAAATTCTGATatgttcagttaaaaataaaactttaatggcAGTCCTGGACACAAAAGCTAGTTGTATTTATCCTGTCAGTACTATCTATGTTTGAGCACTTCCTCAAGCATTGATTCCATGTGGGATTTGCAGACAAATAACTTATTTTTGCCTACACGATATCAAGTAACCTCCTTATCAAATgtgggtaaaaataaaaaattagtaaatattgTTGAGATGATGAAAGCAGTTAATCTATAGGAAAGGATTTAATTCAATGCTGAGAAATACTAGGCAACACATATTAAGTTCTcctattattgttttaatattatcATAGTCCTTGATGCTATCAGTCTACAAATGATTATATTCATGCTGACTATTGTTTCCTGATTATTGTGATACCTGAACATTCACCAGTTCAAAATATGACATACTATGATGATATGAACCGACTCCGGGAAAACTTGCTTTACTGAACTAGaagtgacattcttttttttcttctttttatcttgAAAGGAGCAGTTTTGTTATTTAAGCTGGAAGCAAGCTCTGAACTCTTTAGGACATCAGATTAAAGCCAACATTGATTGTATGAAGTTTAAGTTCTTTGTAAACAAATTTCTTTGTCTTTCGAAAAGCACTTCTGTCACTTTGATGATGGAAGGAACTGAGGCCatgaggagagaaaggaagggtgtGCTAGTGTGGCTTCCAGTCAGGGAGTCGTGGAGGTCgagagagagactgactgaggttCTGTGTGTGCTTCTGTCAGAGTCAGCTAATAAAGTAACTCTGAAGTCATCCCAACACTTACCCTCCATTCTAATCTTTAAGGGGCTTCCAGGGAGTTCCGTGATAAAGagtccacccgccaatgcagaagacgcaggaaacatgggttcagccgctgagttgggaagatcccttggagaagggaaaggcaaccctttccaggattcttgcctgggaaatcccaagggcagaggagcctggtgggctagagtccatggtgtAGCAACAAGTCAGACAGGAGTGAGCACACTCACACTAATCTTTAAGCTTCTCCATGTATTACTAATTTTAGTATGATTGAAATCCTGgtttatttgaaacaaaaaagTTGCTAAGGACTCTTATTGTATTTCATCTTTTGTATAATAGTAAATCCAAGGTGTATACAGTCACCATTTCTAGGTTTGTTCTGGGGAGGTAAGCAAATAGGGAAATTAGAGTTCAAGACAGGACTTTGTCCAAAGGATTTATTTTTCCCAATGAGGGCAGAAGAAAGACTTTTTCTCTTACCctgtcttatttctttctttaattttcagaaacatgGATTCAGACACACTGCAGGTCTTCCAGAGTGAACTCACCTGCTCCATCTGCATGAACTGCTTCCTGGACCCCATCACCATAGACTGTGGGCACAGCTTCTGCCGTCCCTGTCTGAGCCTTTGCTGGGAAGAAGGCCAGACACCAAGGAGGTGCCCGGAGTGCAGGGGAATATCAGCGAGGCCCGATTACAAAACCAACATTGCCCTCAAGAGGCTGGCTTCCCTTGCCAGGCAGGCCAGAGCTGACCACGACCACAGCTCTGAGGAGCAGATCTGTGTGACACACCAGGAAGCCAAAGGCCTCTTCTGTGAGGTTGACCAGACCCTGCTCTGTGGGCCCTGCTCTGAATGCCCTGAGCACGCAGCTCACAGCCACAGTCCAATACACAGGGCTGCTGAGGAATACCGGGTAGGTGATGCCTCTCAAGCAGTTTGGGATCCAGAGGCTCCTAAGTCAGAGAGGAAGATGAGGATGCTATGATGGTGATGGGGGTGGAGATAGTCGAGGTGGGATTTCTGAATGTGGATCCTCACATATAATGTGTCCTCTGAGTGTTGTTGCCCAATTGTCCACACGTGTGGAAATGCAGCATCCCGGGGCGAGTGGCACCAGGGACACAGGCTTCTGATGGGAGCTTGAGGCTTTCTTACTCGGGCTATTTGAGTCTGAGTCTCAGTATCATGGGACATGGATTCCATTATCTGTAAAGTCCCCCCAGTTCTCTAGTATACAGTTCTATTCCTTGATATTCAAATATTGGCATCAAATTAATGTGGAAAAGTCTGACAACAGCCTCCTAAGTCAAGTTTTCTGTGTAACTAATAAACGCCTTTTCTCATGAATAAGGGGATTAAATTTACAGTGTCATCTTCTGTGTCACTAAATCCTGAGGGTATTTTGCAGGAGAAACTCCTGAAGAGAATGAGCTCTTTatggaaaatgagagaagaaatccaAATCTGTCTGAATCAGGAAGCTAACACAACTCAGTCCTTTGaggtaagaataaaaatgtttctatttatttgtataaatattgatataattttaccttagatttttttttaggcCAATGTAAGTTCCTGTGAAAGGCTACTGGTCTCTTCCCTGGAGGAGTGGTTTCAAATGACTGATCAGTAATTGGAATGAGAACAGGCTAATATATGGTAGTTCAAAGAATACTAGTATATTCAAAGACCAAGGCATGAAAtgtattccaaggccacattttGAAGATTGGAAAAAGCCTTTTCAGACATGGGGTATAAGATGCATTGCACTAACTGTGACtgtgaaggagaagagaggaagagagtcgTACCTAGAGGAAAactgatggctcaggggtaaagaatctgcctgcagtgcgggcgCCACAACAGACCTGGAttacatccctgggttgggaagatgccctggaggaggaaatagcatcccaccccagtattcctgcctggagaatcccatggacagaggagcctggtgaactatagtccacaaggtcacaaagagttgtgcaCGACTGAAGAGAGTCagcatgaaggaaaaaagaaaatacatatattcaaaATGAGGTTTACTTCATGAAAGAATATTTAGAAGAATCAGAGAaaggaacaagagaaaaacaaactcagGTCGGAGAGGAAATAACTGATGGAGTAAGAACCCGGAAGAATCTTCCTTGGGAGACAGCCTGGGGTCCCTCAGATGACTTGTTTTAAACAGGCAAAGAGATTAGGAATTCAGAGAAAGCCTGGGCAATAAGGACCTGAAAATATTCAAGACTCTTTGAATGCATGTGGCAGTTTGTCAGGAACTTCCTTGATGACACTAAGGAAATAATATTTGGAGTTTTCTTTTGAATGTGAACATACGTAATGCTTTGGATCCACTATCTCTGCAGGACTATGTGGCCTTAAGGAAGGTGATGATCAAGCTTGAATATCAGAGGATGCTTCTGTTGCTCCGGGAGGAGGAGCAACTGCATCTGGAGGCCCTGGAGCGAGAGGCCAAAGAGATTTGTGAAGAACTCAAGGAGAGTGTGTTCAGAATGTCTCAGTACAGAGAAAGTCTGAAAGAAAtgtacaaagagctgactgagaTGTGCCACAAGCCGGACATGGAGCTGCTCCAGGTGAGAAAGGAGGGTCCATCCTCAGAGAGAGAAATACTCTTCTAGACAAGTGCTGTGACACTGAAATATTACCTATCCAGACAGATGATTACACAATCAGCAAGACTCTGTGACCAGGGGGAAGTTAATTTTCTTGGAGTAAATCTCAGTATACATTCCCCTAAACCCTTGGCACTCTCTGTTATCCACTCTTCCTGAAGACACTGAGGTTCTTACTGTATACAGACAAGATATTTAGAACTGGTATCAATTTTAATGCAACCGATGGTTCTTTTTATGCAATTGTCTGCTTTACCTTAATTGTTACCATAAGTGGTGAGATCACTTCCTGAAGACAGCAGTGGGCAGTGAGTGACACTGGAAACCTAGATGTTGCTGCAGCATTGTGCAGACCCTTCCTGCCCCCTTTGCTTCCTTAATGAGACCTGAGGAAGCCCATTATGTCTTAGGTTAGGGTCTGTTATGAAGATTGCTTCTGAGTGTTACTTAGAAGAGATTTAGAAAACTATGTCTTATTATGAAACAAGAATAGGAATAGGAGATGGAAACAGAACTCTAATGattaacatgattttttttttcctttgcagggCTTGGAAAATGTGCTGGAAACGTGAGTATACATTAATGATTTTTGatttctgaaacatttttgtctttttgatgaagTGGACCCAAAGTTCTTGCTTGGGACCTGGGGATTGATTTCAGGTCCTCCCCCATATCTAAATCTCAGGACAGGATTCTTTATACATAATACCATGTTATTCGCAGATAACTAATACACATGCTCCTGTACACTTTGTCATCTCTAGACAACTTTACAACATATACAGTATAAAGTAAATGCTACATAAGTCATTCCCTGGTATGTGGCATtttcaatttttacatttttggaagtttctggaatgttttgtgaattttttcCACTCAGAACAAAAGCAAAGGGGAAGGAAGTTTAcactgggaatttgggattgactggtACGCACTGTATATGAAACATAGTTAGAATAGTAGCTCTGATCCtatgataaaataaaagaataaataagcaaatacataGCCCAGAATGTACAGATTGAATGCATGTGTGAATCCACAAGTACAGACCCCTAGCATATGGATTACCACATTGTCTTTTTggccattttctattttatttcaaaagaatttcAAGGGTTTCTGACCCTTGGTCTcagtcatttccttttcatttgacTGCAATCAACTATATCTGAAAACCTGCTGCCATTCTGGGCTTTGTTCCACCTACTCAACCCATTCTCTCCAGCTTGACCACAATAAACCTTAGCGAGGGATTTTTCTAAGACATCACAGAGGAAGCACCTATCCTAGTGGATTGAAAGGTGAAAAAGGCATGAAAGAGGCATATTCCCTACCATGACAAGAGACTGTGATTTTGTTAATACTGAGCAGCAGTGACTCAGCCTGTTCCATCACAGCAAGCGCCCTGCAGGCAGGACCTCACACGGAGCGCCTTTCTGCTGCCCACTTCTAAGTGAGACGTTCAGGACCAGGACAGCCAGGTTGGACCTGGGTCACTTTGCTGGACTGACAAGAGTAAACATGTCTGGTCAGTGAGCACTTCTGTTTAGACACAGAATGTATCCTTGATGACTACTTTGTGAGTGAAGTCTCACAGGCTTAGCCTGAACTTTTTGCTCTCTGTAAAATACCCAGGATCTTTGAATGGATGGAATTGAGGAAGGGAATGAAGTTTAGTGAGTGCAAATTTGGAATATTGTCtgagaaaaatggggaaaatgaaatTTGATGTAATTTCTATTTAGTAAAATATATGGCAACATTTTTATATTCTCAAATGAgtagaatatattatatatgcaaatCACCAAAAGTAGGAGAATCCTGAGAACATATGGGATCCTGTGGTAAAGTCTGCTGTTTTGCAATGCTCATGTGATTAGCCATTGGTCTTGACATGGAATCGATGTCCTTTGTACAGGACTCATCTGGCACAGATACAGAAGCCTCAGCCCGTGAACCCAGAGCTCCCTTCCTGGCCTGTCTCTGGATTTCTACACATGCTGAACAACTTCAGAGGTAAGAGTCAGCCTTTTGGTGATCAGGACTACATTTCATTAGAGCTTCTTGGGAACAacccttctttcattttcattttatttctttttttttttttttcgtttttggTTATGAAGGTGGTGCATAAATTCCTGAATTTGCTAACACCTTTTCtacctctttcagttcagttcagtcgctcagtcttgtctgcctcttggcgatcccatggactgcagcacgccaggctttcccgtccatcaccaactcctggagtttactcaaactcatgtccactgaaccagggatgccacccaaccatctcatcctctgtcgttcccttctcctcttgccttcagtatttcccagcatcagggacttttcaaaagAGTgagttcatcacatcaggtgccaaagtattggagtttcagccttagcatcagtccttccagtgaatatttaggaccaatttcctctaggatggactggctggatctccttgatgtcaaagggactctcagcagtcttctccaacaccatagttcaaaaacatcaattctcccatgctcacctttctttatagtccaagtctcacatccatacatgactactggaaaaaccatagctttgactagatggatctttgttagcaaagtaatgtctctgcttgttaaaatgctgtctaggttggtcataaattttctttcaaggagcaagcatcttttaattccatggctgcagtcaccactggCAGTGACTTTGGACTGCACCCCCCCAATAGTCtatcacttttttgttgtttccccatctatttcccatgaagtgatgggaccagatgccatgatcttagttttctgaacgttgagttttaacccaactttttcaccctcttccttcactttcattaagaggctctttagttcttcttcactttctgccataagggtggtatcatctgcatatctgagattatttatatttctcccaactGTCAttattccagcttgggcttcatccagtcaagcatttctcatgacgtactctgaatttaagttagataagcagggtgataatatacagccttgacttatgCCTTTgttga is part of the Bos javanicus breed banteng chromosome 29, ARS-OSU_banteng_1.0, whole genome shotgun sequence genome and harbors:
- the LOC133241756 gene encoding tripartite motif-containing protein 64-like, with translation MDSDTLQVFQSELTCSICMNCFLDPITIDCGHSFCRPCLSLCWEEGQTPRRCPECRGISARPDYKTNIALKRLASLARQARADHDHSSEEQICVTHQEAKGLFCEVDQTLLCGPCSECPEHAAHSHSPIHRAAEEYREKLLKRMSSLWKMREEIQICLNQEANTTQSFEDYVALRKVMIKLEYQRMLLLLREEEQLHLEALEREAKEICEELKESVFRMSQYRESLKEMYKELTEMCHKPDMELLQVRKEVDPKTHLAQIQKPQPVNPELPSWPVSGFLHMLNNFRVDNVLSLTTIVHHAILDDESALFEDDHPIASRQPQGGSCIVSWGAWGFTSGRHYWELDVAQSSSWVLGVCKSIFTSDSSISIGAEEAFFLCSTKVNSQYILSTTSPPLVQFVKRPLGKIGVFLDYDNGTVSFYDVFRSSLIYSFLPYAFSSPMIPFLCLKSP